The following are encoded in a window of Ignavibacteriales bacterium genomic DNA:
- a CDS encoding glycosyltransferase family 4 protein, giving the protein MKPTILFVDNDPGYSGPTVSMNYLIDSFIENNYKIGLVTNKSKSLILEYEKKNVKLYSFSTNLYLNLHFTNQYSFITVKGCYFFLQMLFRLIKGTLIAYSVIRKAKPDLVYINEYVLLQFAIAAKLQKIPSFTHIRSQFLKGTFGLRKKWLSSVLLKCNEKIFAITPQEANQIVVKSMNKRNKIIIVPEFLNDENFKIDYPVSEIKKNIGIPESKKIILMLGGIEKVKGTYELIEAISLLKNELPLIFLVIAGNFHKYPSNLKYWKRCQKFIELNNLKDHIIILPPVKNANHLIAIADIVVSSSILSHFSRPVIEAWAKMKPVIAAKSIHSIEYIEDGTNGLLYDPASSKELKEKIKMILENSALRLRISENGYKKAQTIYNGRINTKIIIDESNRIINR; this is encoded by the coding sequence ATGAAACCGACGATTTTATTTGTTGACAATGATCCAGGTTATTCTGGCCCGACTGTCTCTATGAATTATTTAATCGATTCTTTCATAGAGAATAATTATAAGATAGGATTAGTAACTAACAAAAGCAAGAGTCTCATATTAGAATATGAAAAGAAAAACGTAAAACTTTATTCTTTTTCAACAAATCTTTACTTAAATCTTCATTTTACAAATCAATATTCTTTTATTACTGTTAAAGGATGTTACTTCTTCCTACAAATGCTTTTTAGGTTAATAAAGGGAACATTAATAGCTTACTCAGTAATAAGAAAAGCTAAACCAGATTTAGTTTACATTAATGAATATGTTTTATTACAATTTGCCATTGCAGCAAAACTTCAGAAAATACCATCTTTCACTCATATAAGGAGCCAATTTCTTAAAGGCACATTTGGATTAAGAAAGAAATGGCTTTCGTCAGTATTACTAAAGTGTAATGAAAAAATATTTGCAATAACACCACAAGAAGCAAATCAGATTGTTGTTAAATCAATGAATAAGAGAAATAAAATAATTATCGTCCCAGAATTTTTGAATGATGAAAATTTCAAAATAGATTATCCTGTGAGCGAAATAAAAAAAAACATTGGTATTCCGGAGTCAAAAAAAATAATCTTAATGTTAGGAGGAATTGAAAAGGTAAAGGGGACTTATGAGTTGATCGAAGCAATAAGTTTATTAAAAAATGAATTACCATTAATATTCTTAGTTATAGCTGGTAATTTTCATAAGTATCCTTCAAATCTTAAATACTGGAAAAGATGTCAAAAGTTTATTGAATTAAATAATCTTAAGGACCATATTATAATATTACCTCCAGTAAAAAATGCGAATCATCTGATTGCGATTGCAGATATCGTAGTATCAAGTTCTATTCTATCTCACTTTTCCAGACCAGTTATTGAGGCTTGGGCAAAAATGAAACCTGTTATCGCCGCTAAAAGTATTCATTCAATCGAATATATTGAAGATGGTACCAATGGGTTACTTTATGATCCAGCATCGTCTAAAGAATTGAAAGAGAAAATAAAAATGATTCTAGAAAACTCTGCTTTACGTTTACGTATTAGTGAGAACGGTTATAAAAAGGCACAGACAATCTATAATGGTAGAATTAATACAAAGATTATCATCGATGAGTCTAATCGAATTATTAATAGATAA
- a CDS encoding glycosyltransferase, giving the protein MKNLKIAIVHDWLTGMRGGEKVLEVLCELYPGATLVTLLHNKGMLSTAIEKMNIKTSFIDKLPLKEKKYRNYLPLFPLAIELIDFLEYDLIISTSHCVAKGAKPGKNGLHICYCHTPMRYIWEMYDEYFGKDKAGLLTRTAMSIFAPQLRKWDVRTSGRVHYYIANSYNVAKRIKQYYNRRADVIHPPVDTSLFQLSEKDEGYFLIVSALVPYKKVDIAIEAFNKIRRRLVIVGAGPESEKLKSIAENNIEFLGWRNDSELAKIYAGCRALIFPGIEDFGIVPLEAMASGKPVIAFGKGGALETVIGKGDNATGIFFYEQTAESLIKAIADFEKVNFNPLSIRTHALKFDRVLFKEKIKKYIEEKTAVHFTK; this is encoded by the coding sequence ATGAAAAATCTTAAGATTGCTATTGTTCATGATTGGCTGACCGGTATGCGTGGCGGGGAGAAGGTATTAGAAGTACTTTGTGAACTGTATCCCGGTGCTACACTTGTTACTCTTCTTCATAATAAAGGTATGTTATCTACTGCCATCGAGAAGATGAATATCAAAACCTCTTTCATTGATAAACTTCCCTTGAAAGAAAAAAAATATAGAAATTATCTACCTCTATTTCCCCTGGCAATCGAGTTGATTGATTTCTTAGAATATGATCTCATAATTTCTACAAGCCATTGCGTTGCAAAAGGTGCAAAACCTGGAAAGAATGGATTGCATATTTGTTACTGCCATACGCCAATGCGCTACATCTGGGAAATGTATGATGAATACTTCGGGAAAGATAAAGCGGGATTATTGACCAGAACCGCGATGAGTATCTTTGCACCACAATTACGTAAATGGGATGTACGAACAAGCGGTCGTGTGCATTATTACATTGCAAACTCTTATAACGTTGCCAAACGGATAAAACAATATTATAACCGCCGAGCCGATGTTATTCATCCGCCGGTTGATACATCTCTTTTTCAACTTTCCGAGAAAGATGAAGGATATTTTTTGATTGTAAGCGCACTAGTACCGTATAAAAAAGTTGATATTGCAATTGAAGCATTTAACAAAATAAGAAGAAGATTAGTTATAGTCGGCGCAGGACCGGAAAGTGAAAAACTAAAATCAATTGCTGAAAACAATATTGAATTTCTTGGGTGGCGCAACGATAGTGAACTTGCAAAAATTTACGCCGGCTGCCGTGCTTTAATTTTTCCCGGCATAGAAGATTTTGGAATTGTTCCTCTCGAAGCTATGGCAAGTGGAAAGCCGGTTATTGCTTTTGGAAAAGGGGGAGCGCTTGAAACTGTAATAGGCAAAGGAGATAATGCAACGGGAATATTTTTCTATGAACAAACAGCAGAATCGTTAATTAAAGCAATTGCTGATTTTGAAAAGGTGAATTTCAATCCTCTATCAATACGTACTCACGCGCTAAAATTTGATCGCGTTCTGTTTAAGGAGAAGATCAAAAAGTATATTGAAGAAAAAACAGCAGTTCATTTCACGAAATGA
- a CDS encoding oligosaccharide flippase family protein: MPSDRKNSTSLAIQFIITLVSSLITLKLNILNYGQNIFGSWIVLASIWGFSTTIDFGFGTAIVKYVAQYKEQKEVLNKILSSIFYVFLSFGFILFTFCITIAYFFYFNNASIVSLNYLKVFQYVFFILGISFLCQYLSIFFKSILEGLNNFAITSVISIGQYLLILSGVIFIYVFRLGIVWLAYVYLITSVIILISYIFYFNNKIGFIKIKVVDFDLREAKKVFRFSFSIQLMNTFNTLIDPIIKYMISNFYNIGSVPAYEIAKRFAVAISGLFFNTFKIILPKASSLKTPQEIISFLKNEIIKYSKIGVIYSGLSFGIFLFPVILIIHIVFNIKEALLIFMILALPESVNNFGYSIYNFLLGRGRVRILVIIQFFNLISVIIGFSLFHNVLGLIGYFFSVSVANISMIIYIHRVWDIPLSVIYKKSKLYKLLLLIILMCFSTIVFYYNWISDIYLFPSISIVSIFIFYSDLKEILIQFITPIMHQYKK; encoded by the coding sequence ATGCCTTCCGACAGAAAAAACTCTACATCACTTGCGATACAATTTATAATAACTTTAGTATCATCATTGATTACTCTTAAGCTTAACATCTTAAATTATGGTCAAAATATTTTTGGTAGTTGGATAGTATTGGCATCTATATGGGGTTTTAGTACTACAATAGATTTTGGTTTTGGAACAGCAATAGTAAAATATGTAGCACAATATAAAGAACAAAAAGAAGTGCTAAATAAAATATTGTCATCAATTTTCTATGTATTTCTTTCCTTTGGCTTTATACTATTTACTTTTTGTATTACAATAGCATACTTCTTTTATTTTAACAATGCATCTATAGTATCTTTAAATTATCTAAAAGTATTCCAATATGTTTTTTTTATTCTAGGTATATCCTTTCTCTGCCAGTATTTATCAATATTTTTCAAATCCATCTTAGAGGGATTGAATAATTTTGCAATCACTAGCGTGATTTCAATTGGTCAGTATTTACTCATTTTAAGTGGAGTTATATTTATTTACGTATTCCGGTTGGGAATCGTTTGGCTTGCGTATGTATATCTCATTACATCTGTTATTATACTTATCTCTTACATCTTCTATTTTAATAATAAAATTGGATTTATTAAAATCAAAGTTGTCGATTTTGACCTAAGAGAAGCTAAAAAAGTATTTAGATTTAGTTTTTCAATACAATTGATGAATACATTTAATACTTTAATTGATCCCATTATAAAGTATATGATTAGCAATTTCTATAACATTGGGTCCGTACCGGCGTATGAAATTGCTAAACGTTTTGCAGTTGCTATCTCAGGATTATTTTTTAATACATTTAAAATTATTTTACCCAAAGCAAGCTCCTTAAAAACTCCGCAAGAGATTATTTCATTTTTAAAAAATGAAATAATCAAATATTCAAAAATTGGTGTAATCTATTCTGGTTTATCCTTTGGCATTTTTTTGTTCCCGGTAATATTAATAATTCACATTGTTTTTAATATTAAGGAAGCGCTATTAATATTTATGATTTTAGCTCTACCAGAATCAGTCAATAATTTTGGATACTCCATATATAATTTTTTGTTAGGAAGAGGAAGGGTGCGTATTTTAGTAATAATTCAGTTCTTCAACCTAATTTCTGTAATTATTGGTTTTAGTCTTTTTCATAATGTCTTAGGTTTGATTGGTTACTTTTTTTCTGTTAGTGTCGCCAATATTTCCATGATCATATACATTCATAGAGTATGGGATATTCCTTTATCAGTTATTTATAAAAAGAGTAAGCTTTATAAATTACTATTGTTAATAATTCTTATGTGTTTCTCAACAATTGTTTTTTATTATAATTGGATTTCCGATATATATTTATTTCCTTCTATCAGTATTGTTTCGATATTTATTTTCTATTCAGATCTGAAGGAGATCTTAATTCAGTTTATTACCCCTATTATGCATCAGTATAAAAAGTAA
- a CDS encoding glycosyltransferase family 4 protein: MIPSKIKILMFIDEAKMGGGQQHLLWLVQKLDKSKFEVEVVCEHEGYLVDELRKINIKVHPIKISNRPSIPLLIKTYRILKKNSPTILHTHGGTAGFYGRIATVFIPKCVVIHTYHGIHYLNFGQSLLKKIYKSIDKFLLRFTDCTICVAQNDFDIGLKVGIVKKEKAVVIHNGIEVDKFSHYNGNINNKIKLKTEKDTVIIGSVGRLHYQKGYEYLIEASKNVLKSYPYVKFVLIGDGELRNSLESLAKKNGVYNYFTFWGNQTNIPELLAQIDIFVLPSLWEGLPLVLLEAMAAKKPIVATEVNGIVEIIESGKEGLLVPPKNSTAISLALIRLLEDNELCKVLASNAYEKVARDFNISKMINETENLYLKLLMKKENA, from the coding sequence TTGATTCCATCCAAAATTAAAATATTGATGTTTATTGATGAAGCAAAAATGGGTGGTGGACAACAACATTTACTTTGGCTTGTACAGAAACTGGATAAATCTAAATTTGAAGTTGAAGTTGTATGCGAACATGAGGGATATCTTGTTGACGAATTAAGAAAGATTAATATTAAAGTTCATCCGATTAAGATTTCGAACCGCCCAAGTATTCCATTATTAATAAAAACTTATAGAATTCTTAAAAAAAATTCCCCAACTATTTTACATACACACGGCGGTACCGCCGGCTTTTATGGAAGAATTGCAACGGTTTTTATCCCTAAATGTGTGGTAATCCACACATATCATGGTATACATTACCTAAATTTTGGTCAATCTTTATTGAAAAAAATTTACAAGTCAATTGATAAATTTCTACTCAGGTTTACTGATTGTACAATATGTGTTGCTCAAAATGATTTCGATATTGGATTAAAAGTTGGAATAGTAAAAAAGGAAAAAGCAGTTGTAATTCACAATGGAATTGAAGTCGATAAATTTTCTCATTACAATGGAAATATTAATAATAAGATTAAACTTAAAACGGAAAAGGATACAGTAATTATCGGTTCTGTTGGGAGACTTCACTACCAGAAAGGTTATGAATATCTAATAGAAGCTTCTAAAAATGTATTGAAAAGTTATCCATACGTAAAGTTTGTATTAATAGGTGATGGAGAACTTCGCAATAGTTTAGAATCTTTAGCAAAGAAAAATGGTGTTTATAATTATTTTACTTTTTGGGGAAATCAAACAAATATTCCGGAGTTGTTGGCACAAATAGATATTTTTGTTTTGCCTTCTTTGTGGGAAGGATTACCTCTTGTTCTTTTAGAAGCGATGGCGGCCAAGAAACCGATTGTAGCAACAGAAGTTAACGGGATTGTTGAAATTATTGAATCTGGTAAAGAAGGACTTCTAGTTCCTCCAAAGAATTCAACTGCTATTTCTTTAGCATTAATTCGCCTCTTAGAGGATAATGAACTCTGCAAAGTATTGGCGTCAAATGCTTATGAAAAAGTTGCGCGCGACTTTAATATTTCTAAAATGATAAATGAAACAGAAAATCTTTACCTCAAACTCTTAATGAAAAAAGAAAATGCTTAA
- a CDS encoding glycosyltransferase family 2 protein yields MLPSVDILIVNWNSGTLLSECIRSINNAVQSSFNLNRVVVIDNASNDGSLDNLENINLPLTIIRNARNLGFAKACNQSAQASEADYLLFLNPDTLLFKNSLSAPIAFMQGIGNEVVGIIGVQLIDEKNNVSRTCSRFPNTFSLIYMSLGLDRLFPKIFPGHFMTEWNHQESKVVDQVMGAYFFVRRNLFERLNGFDERFFVYFEDLDFSLRAKKIGYKIYYLSMAQVFHKGGGTSEKIKADRLFYILRSKLLFSKKHFHKFSFLIIAATTFFVEPFVRIIGSMLKNSFNDTAEIVKAYKKLITNFND; encoded by the coding sequence GTGTTACCCTCGGTAGATATATTAATAGTAAATTGGAATTCCGGGACATTATTATCAGAGTGTATTCGTTCAATTAACAATGCAGTTCAAAGTAGTTTTAATCTGAACAGAGTTGTTGTTATAGATAATGCATCGAACGATGGGTCGCTTGATAATCTTGAAAATATAAATCTACCTTTGACAATAATTAGAAATGCGCGAAATCTTGGTTTTGCAAAAGCATGCAATCAAAGTGCCCAGGCTAGCGAAGCAGATTATCTATTATTCCTAAATCCTGATACTCTTCTTTTTAAAAATTCATTGAGTGCACCAATCGCATTTATGCAGGGAATAGGGAATGAGGTTGTTGGAATTATTGGAGTCCAATTAATTGATGAAAAAAATAATGTAAGTAGAACATGTTCAAGATTTCCAAATACATTTAGTTTGATATATATGTCTTTAGGTTTAGACCGGTTATTTCCAAAAATTTTCCCCGGTCATTTTATGACCGAATGGAATCATCAGGAGAGCAAAGTTGTTGATCAAGTAATGGGTGCATATTTTTTCGTTCGAAGAAATCTCTTTGAAAGATTAAACGGATTTGACGAAAGATTTTTTGTGTATTTCGAAGATCTTGATTTTTCATTGAGAGCTAAAAAAATAGGTTATAAGATTTATTATTTATCAATGGCCCAAGTATTTCATAAAGGTGGCGGGACTTCCGAAAAAATAAAAGCAGATAGACTTTTCTACATTTTGCGGAGTAAACTTCTTTTTAGCAAAAAACATTTTCACAAATTTTCTTTTTTAATAATAGCTGCCACAACTTTTTTTGTTGAACCATTTGTAAGAATTATCGGTTCTATGCTCAAAAATTCTTTTAATGATACTGCTGAAATTGTGAAAGCTTACAAAAAACTGATTACAAATTTTAATGACTAA
- a CDS encoding glycosyltransferase translates to MNNKPLVSAIVSTYNSVKFISGKIEDLLNQTIADRLEIIIVNSGSQQDEDTIIKEYLGKHANIKYIKTEERETIYKAWNRGIKIATGKYITNANTDDRLRCDALAILAYELESDCGVALVYADQYITTIQNEKYLLSKKSKIVRMPEFDYLVQLERCIVFSQPMWRSSLHHQDNFWFDEELEVCGDHEFELKISAKYKMKHISQVLGNFYKSPENDNKSFQNIQRIDLERKQITFKYMQKYVDRMKDEELIELIRMFRTIIFMPMWLSRIFIRIKSSTIKRKHVFSQEFIYLISIIIYEKKQKIDLAIRYCKKYLDHRHSWRIENKYQQLKNWNENEG, encoded by the coding sequence TTGAATAATAAACCACTAGTTTCAGCGATAGTTTCAACATATAATTCCGTAAAATTTATCAGCGGTAAAATAGAAGACTTATTAAACCAAACAATTGCGGATAGGCTGGAAATTATTATTGTTAATAGTGGTTCACAGCAAGATGAAGATACTATTATTAAGGAATATTTAGGGAAGCACGCTAATATTAAATATATCAAGACCGAAGAAAGAGAAACCATATATAAAGCATGGAATCGAGGAATTAAAATTGCAACCGGTAAATATATCACAAATGCAAATACGGATGATAGGTTGAGGTGTGATGCTCTCGCAATTTTAGCATACGAGTTGGAATCCGATTGTGGTGTTGCTCTTGTTTATGCTGATCAATACATAACAACCATTCAAAACGAGAAATATTTGTTATCTAAAAAATCAAAAATTGTAAGAATGCCAGAATTTGATTATTTAGTCCAATTAGAAAGGTGTATCGTTTTTTCCCAACCCATGTGGAGATCTTCTCTTCATCATCAAGATAATTTTTGGTTTGATGAGGAATTGGAGGTCTGTGGCGATCATGAGTTTGAACTGAAAATCTCAGCAAAATATAAGATGAAACACATTTCACAAGTTTTAGGGAATTTTTATAAGTCGCCAGAGAATGACAACAAATCATTTCAAAACATCCAGAGGATTGATTTAGAGCGGAAACAAATTACTTTCAAATACATGCAAAAGTATGTGGATCGAATGAAGGATGAGGAATTAATTGAACTCATAAGAATGTTCAGAACTATTATTTTTATGCCAATGTGGCTCAGTAGAATATTTATTAGAATAAAAAGTTCAACGATAAAAAGAAAACATGTATTCTCCCAAGAATTTATTTATTTGATATCAATTATTATTTATGAGAAAAAACAAAAGATTGATTTAGCAATTCGGTACTGTAAAAAATACTTAGATCATAGGCATTCATGGAGAATAGAAAATAAGTACCAACAATTAAAAAATTGGAATGAAAATGAAGGATAA
- a CDS encoding glycosyltransferase family 4 protein: protein MTNRKKISIKILALTRYSTLGASSRFRIYQYLPYLREHGCEFTIQPLLSDKYISHLYNKTPLPLLEIIKKYFERILLLLRKNQFDIIWLQQEAFPWIPAWFETALIKSNVPVIVDYDDAFFHRYDMNKYSLIKKLLGKKIDKIMSIAEVVVVGNQYLAERAIQNKAKNVKILPTVIDFDKYAVKTKSEIQELFTIGWVGSPLNSKYVKYIESELRDFCYKSNSIVHLIGTGIIELKDIPHKIISWNESTELIEIRKFDVGIMPLMDNPWERGKCGFKLIQYMACGIPVIASPVGINQELVTDGVNGFLAKTEDDWLKYLKILKNNPDLRKQMGLNGRKLVEDKFTLQINAPILTQILRKAAFPS, encoded by the coding sequence ATGACTAATCGGAAAAAAATATCAATAAAGATACTTGCATTAACACGGTATAGTACTCTCGGGGCAAGCAGCAGGTTTCGTATTTACCAATACCTCCCTTATTTACGAGAACATGGCTGTGAATTTACCATACAACCGCTGCTTAGTGATAAGTATATAAGTCATCTTTACAATAAGACACCTCTTCCATTGTTGGAGATTATAAAAAAATATTTCGAAAGAATTTTATTGCTGCTCAGAAAAAATCAGTTTGATATTATTTGGCTGCAGCAGGAAGCATTTCCATGGATACCTGCATGGTTCGAAACAGCTTTGATCAAATCAAATGTTCCAGTTATTGTTGATTATGACGACGCTTTTTTTCACCGCTACGATATGAACAAATATTCTCTTATTAAAAAGTTACTTGGAAAGAAGATTGATAAAATTATGAGTATTGCAGAGGTAGTAGTCGTTGGGAATCAATATCTGGCCGAAAGAGCAATTCAAAACAAGGCCAAGAATGTAAAAATTCTTCCAACTGTTATTGATTTTGATAAATACGCGGTGAAGACTAAATCCGAAATTCAAGAGCTTTTTACAATTGGCTGGGTTGGTTCTCCACTTAACTCAAAATATGTTAAATATATTGAAAGTGAGTTGAGGGATTTCTGTTATAAATCAAATTCAATAGTGCATCTCATTGGCACTGGAATTATCGAATTAAAGGATATACCTCATAAAATAATTAGTTGGAATGAGTCGACGGAATTGATTGAAATAAGAAAATTTGATGTTGGTATTATGCCGCTGATGGATAACCCTTGGGAAAGGGGCAAGTGTGGATTCAAGCTTATTCAATATATGGCATGCGGCATTCCTGTCATTGCCTCACCGGTTGGCATAAATCAAGAATTGGTAACAGATGGTGTTAATGGATTTTTAGCCAAGACTGAAGATGACTGGTTAAAATATTTGAAAATATTAAAGAATAATCCTGATTTAAGAAAACAAATGGGGCTGAATGGACGTAAATTAGTAGAAGATAAATTTACTTTACAAATTAATGCACCCATTCTGACACAAATTTTGAGGAAAGCAGCATTTCCTTCTTAA
- a CDS encoding class I SAM-dependent methyltransferase produces MNYFKLREMMFGLKDEFEYVECANCSSIQIVEIPSNLAKYYPANYLSFELKHENGLKRWLKLKRFENSYSSKGLLGKIINKLWWAPQIGKFLKVTGVKLTDAILDVGSGEGELLFLMHQYGFSNLSGIDPFISSGKSLFKGLNLIKGSIQDVNEKYDLIMFNHSLEHVADPIKDLLKAATLLNPNKYVLIRIPVVGGYAWRTYGVNWVQLDAPRHLSIPTVTGIRELAALTGFSLDNVIYESWDFQFWGSEQFQNDISLHDNRSLWLKSKESIFSKKQIKDYRKKAEQLNQNNDGDMACFFLRKL; encoded by the coding sequence ATGAATTATTTTAAATTGCGTGAAATGATGTTTGGGTTAAAAGATGAATTTGAGTATGTAGAATGCGCAAATTGTAGTAGTATACAAATCGTAGAAATTCCTTCTAACTTGGCAAAGTATTATCCCGCTAACTATTTATCTTTTGAATTAAAGCATGAAAACGGATTGAAGCGTTGGCTTAAACTGAAGAGATTTGAAAATTCTTACAGTAGTAAAGGTTTATTAGGAAAAATTATTAATAAATTATGGTGGGCCCCACAGATTGGAAAATTTTTAAAAGTTACTGGTGTTAAACTTACTGATGCAATTCTTGATGTTGGCAGTGGTGAAGGTGAGTTATTATTTCTGATGCACCAATATGGATTTTCTAATTTATCCGGAATTGATCCATTTATTTCCAGCGGTAAAAGTCTATTTAAAGGATTAAATCTTATTAAGGGAAGTATACAAGATGTTAACGAGAAATATGATCTTATCATGTTTAATCACTCTTTAGAACATGTTGCTGATCCCATAAAAGATTTATTAAAAGCCGCTACATTATTAAACCCCAATAAGTATGTATTAATTCGCATTCCGGTTGTTGGTGGCTATGCCTGGAGAACATATGGTGTTAATTGGGTTCAGTTAGATGCACCCCGTCACTTGTCAATTCCAACAGTAACCGGAATTAGAGAATTAGCTGCTCTAACCGGGTTCTCTTTGGATAATGTAATTTATGAATCTTGGGATTTTCAGTTCTGGGGAAGCGAACAATTTCAAAATGATATTTCTCTTCATGACAATAGATCTTTATGGCTTAAGTCAAAGGAATCAATTTTTTCAAAAAAACAGATTAAAGACTATAGAAAGAAAGCTGAACAACTTAATCAGAATAATGATGGTGATATGGCTTGTTTCTTCCTTCGCAAATTATAA
- a CDS encoding glycosyltransferase — protein sequence MKILLVITKSEIGGAQVFLLNLARSLKKMGCDVEVAAGDGNYLPSELEKNNITFHYLNSLKRNFSVLNSFYFIYDLYRLLQVNSYDIIHLNSSNTLIGAISSFFLKKRPKAIFTFHGLSFIDKNFKTNSFIKVLAKVYFKILLKAVNKTVFVSNINYIESKEARIVKSAEVIYNGLDEIQMHYLTEKDARSYFSNKCNLDLSNEFLIGSTGRLAYQKNYEFLIENYSSIKKKIPNAKVIIIGDGPDYEKYKAQILKLEIQNEFFMIGAIKDSYQYIKAFDVFTLPSRYEGLSISLIEAIFAEIPILASNVGGNPENVDHCEEQLFDLYDINDYINKLENIRRKKEFFKNYNIALKSKFSLNKMVQSYLNLYQSLIK from the coding sequence ATGAAAATATTGTTAGTCATAACTAAATCTGAAATAGGCGGAGCCCAAGTATTTCTTTTAAATCTGGCACGTTCACTCAAAAAAATGGGTTGCGATGTTGAAGTGGCTGCCGGAGACGGTAATTATCTTCCCAGCGAACTTGAAAAAAATAATATAACATTTCATTACTTAAACTCGTTGAAAAGAAATTTCAGCGTTCTGAATTCGTTTTATTTTATTTATGATCTTTATCGCTTGTTACAAGTAAATAGTTATGACATAATCCATCTTAATAGTTCTAATACTCTGATAGGTGCAATCTCTTCTTTCTTCCTTAAAAAAAGACCCAAGGCAATTTTTACTTTTCATGGGCTATCATTCATTGATAAAAATTTTAAAACCAATAGCTTTATTAAAGTCTTAGCGAAAGTATATTTTAAAATCCTATTAAAAGCAGTTAATAAAACTGTCTTTGTGAGCAATATAAATTACATAGAATCGAAAGAAGCTAGAATTGTGAAATCCGCTGAAGTGATATATAATGGATTGGATGAAATTCAAATGCATTATCTAACTGAGAAAGACGCACGCAGCTATTTCTCAAATAAGTGTAACCTTGATTTGTCTAACGAGTTCTTAATTGGATCAACAGGCAGATTAGCCTATCAGAAGAATTATGAGTTCCTTATAGAAAATTATTCTTCAATAAAGAAAAAGATACCGAACGCAAAGGTGATTATTATTGGAGACGGTCCCGATTATGAAAAATATAAAGCACAAATTCTTAAACTTGAAATTCAAAATGAGTTTTTCATGATTGGAGCTATAAAAGACTCTTATCAATATATAAAAGCATTCGACGTATTTACCCTTCCTTCCCGTTATGAAGGTTTATCCATTAGTCTTATCGAAGCAATATTTGCAGAGATACCTATACTTGCTTCAAATGTCGGTGGCAATCCGGAAAATGTAGATCATTGTGAAGAACAGTTATTTGATCTCTATGATATAAATGATTATATAAATAAACTCGAAAATATTAGAAGGAAGAAAGAATTTTTTAAAAATTACAATATTGCTCTTAAATCTAAATTTTCCCTCAATAAAATGGTGCAGAGTTATTTAAATTTATATCAGTCCCTGATTAAATAA